From the Archangium lipolyticum genome, one window contains:
- a CDS encoding SMI1/KNR4 family protein, with protein sequence MMGALPRTREGGPPLVEEDVRSFEEQHGLALPASYREFLLATNGGRPERDLLTISGFEGGSRGRIHVFFGLNDPVESCNLDWNLDVFGDRIPAGLVPIATTEGVDKICLSAVGERAGAIFYWDGHARAGERSLYFLADDFASFLSSLDADELSPRMPES encoded by the coding sequence ATGATGGGTGCCTTGCCAAGAACACGCGAGGGGGGGCCTCCTCTCGTCGAGGAAGACGTCAGATCCTTCGAGGAGCAGCATGGCCTTGCCCTTCCTGCCTCCTACAGGGAGTTCTTGTTGGCCACCAATGGCGGGCGCCCTGAGCGGGATCTGCTGACGATCAGTGGTTTCGAGGGCGGTTCACGTGGTCGAATCCACGTGTTCTTTGGATTGAATGACCCTGTTGAATCCTGCAATCTGGATTGGAACCTGGATGTCTTCGGGGACCGCATCCCCGCGGGTCTGGTTCCCATTGCAACAACAGAGGGCGTCGACAAGATCTGCTTGTCAGCCGTGGGGGAGCGCGCAGGAGCGATCTTCTACTGGGATGGACATGCTCGTGCAGGTGAGCGCAGCCTCTACTTCCTGGCCGATGACTTTGCCTCGTTCCTGTCATCGCTTGACGCGGATGAGCTTTCGCCACGGATGCCGGAGTCCTGA
- a CDS encoding HNH endonuclease — protein MLLLLARDKHLAETLGRMAAVDEALRQRGLNLVDYKDRPESLGDVARGLASAANEALSTSELRRGALAMKYDTQRGQLPPLYQQALDEVERAEFARTLSPESVALGSLDALTFGVPVGFFNLVAGTCHGVYSLSQGHYEQATRELSAATVLVALYAGGRGVRYLSEGKGFGWGRVGQFQVPELGFEGLTEVAARLWMRLGGNGIRQLARYIQASREAALLVHEGGEAGAVALYETRGNVSRAHVWLSEAKSERAGHVPITETPIRNAHLAGRKHPVTDVPFDADGYPDFRAAGVVEVEVKISFTGSRVRDFAAANKAAGLRETPKGMTWHHHQDGTTLQLVPTGIHARTGHTGGFSGGQ, from the coding sequence GTGCTCCTCCTGCTCGCCCGCGACAAACACCTCGCTGAAACCCTCGGGCGGATGGCTGCCGTTGACGAGGCGCTGAGGCAGAGGGGCCTGAACCTCGTGGACTACAAGGACCGCCCCGAGAGCCTGGGCGACGTTGCCCGGGGTTTGGCCAGCGCCGCCAACGAGGCCCTTTCCACCAGCGAGCTGCGCCGGGGTGCCCTGGCCATGAAGTACGACACGCAGCGCGGGCAACTGCCCCCGCTCTACCAGCAGGCTCTCGACGAGGTGGAGCGGGCGGAGTTCGCGAGAACCCTCTCACCGGAAAGCGTGGCCCTGGGGAGCCTCGATGCGCTGACCTTTGGTGTACCGGTGGGCTTCTTCAACCTGGTGGCTGGCACGTGTCATGGGGTGTACTCGCTATCCCAGGGCCATTACGAGCAGGCCACTCGCGAGCTGTCGGCCGCGACGGTGCTGGTGGCCTTGTACGCTGGCGGTAGGGGCGTGCGTTATCTCTCCGAGGGCAAGGGGTTCGGATGGGGACGGGTAGGGCAATTCCAGGTGCCGGAACTGGGATTCGAGGGCCTGACCGAGGTAGCGGCGCGACTGTGGATGCGGCTGGGGGGGAACGGCATTCGTCAGTTGGCCAGGTACATCCAGGCCAGCCGGGAGGCGGCCCTGTTGGTTCACGAAGGGGGCGAGGCTGGGGCCGTGGCCCTCTACGAAACTCGGGGCAATGTGTCGAGGGCCCATGTGTGGTTGTCGGAGGCGAAGTCCGAGCGGGCGGGCCACGTTCCGATAACCGAAACTCCCATCCGGAACGCTCATCTGGCGGGAAGGAAGCATCCAGTTACCGACGTTCCGTTCGATGCCGACGGCTATCCCGACTTCAGAGCTGCCGGGGTCGTTGAGGTCGAGGTGAAGATTTCATTCACCGGCTCTCGGGTCAGGGATTTCGCCGCCGCGAACAAGGCCGCGGGGCTCAGGGAAACGCCCAAGGGGATGACCTGGCATCACCACCAGGACGGAACGACTCTGCAACTCGTCCCTACGGGAATCCACGCAAGGACGGGACACACCGGTGGTTTCTCGGGAGGTCAATGA